ATTTTCGCGTCCACGACGGCACGATTCGAAGGAAAAACGTCCCGGTCGCCCTGGCGCGCCCGTCCGGCGCGAAAGCCGGGCGGATCCGGGGAAGCACGTTTTTGAATATCGTGGAGTTCGTGCCATACTGGCCCTCGGGTTTTGCGTCGACGGAGGGGCCGGACGGGGCGAAATCGGCCCAGGGCGGTGGGTCGACGCGAGGGGGCGCGCCATGAGCATGCCGATCGCAATCGGGGACGTGATCGCGGACAAATACCGCGTCGATCGCCTCCTCGGCTCCGGCGGAATGGGCGTCGTCGTGGCGGCCACGCACCTCGAGCTGCGCACGCGCCGCGCGATCAAGGTGATGTTGTCCCACGTGGTCGCCTCGCCCCTCTGCGTCGAGCGCTTCCTGCGCGAGGCGCGGACCCTCTCCGAGCTCCGCAGCGCGCACGTCGCGCGCGTCTACGACGTCGGGCGCCTGCCGAACGACGCGCCCTTCATGGTCATGGAATACCTCGAGGGGCATACCCTCATGGCGCGGCTCTCCCGGTACGGCCCGCTGCCCGTCGAGGAGGCGGCGACCCATGCGCTGCACGCGTGCGAGGCGCTCGCCGAGGCGCACGCGCGCGGCATCGTGCACCGCGACCTCAAGCCCGAGAACCTCTTCCTGACGGAGGCGAGCGACGGCTCTCCCTGCGTGAAGGTGCTCGATTTCGGGGTGTCCAAGCTCCTCCACGAGGAGGGCCCCACGAGGACGAGCACCGGCGCGATCGTGGGCTCGCCCCTCTACATGTCGCCCGAGCAGGTCAACGCCGCGCGCGACGTCGACGCGCGCTCCGACATCTGGGCGATGGGGATCATCCTCTTCCAGCTCGTCACGGGGGAGTGCCCTTTCCGGGGCAACAACGTGCTGCAAATCCTGGCGCAGCTCGCCAACAAGAACCCGACCCCACCCTCGGCGCTGCGAAGAGACCTGCCGCCCGCCCTCGACGCGGTGATCCTGCGTTGCCTGCAAAAAGACCGCGACGAGCGGTACCAGGACGTGGTCGCGCTCGCGCGGGACCTCGCGCCGCTCGCGGTCTCCGCGCCCGGAGCGGTGGCGGAGACGGTCGCTCGGATCGAGCGCATTCAAGCGACGGCCGCGCGAACGGCCGCGATGTCGACCGCCACCTCGCTCGGCGTCGACCCCGGGGCCACGACCGATCCGGGGCAAGCCTTCGCGCGCACCGAGGCGGAGGCTCGTATGCAGGGGGCCGATCTCGATCTCGACCTCGCCGTCACGCCCCCGCCGTGGACCCGCGCGGGGATCGAGACGACGTTGCGGACCGGGAGCGCGATGCCCCCGCCGCCCCCGCGCGACGCGACCGAGACAACCACGGCCATTCCCCGGCGCAATGCGGCGCGCAATTTCGCCGCGGGCGCGCTCCTGCTCGCGCTCTGCATGCCGCTCGGGGGGATCCTTTACAGGCTCGCGCCCGG
This DNA window, taken from Polyangium spumosum, encodes the following:
- a CDS encoding serine/threonine-protein kinase, with product MSMPIAIGDVIADKYRVDRLLGSGGMGVVVAATHLELRTRRAIKVMLSHVVASPLCVERFLREARTLSELRSAHVARVYDVGRLPNDAPFMVMEYLEGHTLMARLSRYGPLPVEEAATHALHACEALAEAHARGIVHRDLKPENLFLTEASDGSPCVKVLDFGVSKLLHEEGPTRTSTGAIVGSPLYMSPEQVNAARDVDARSDIWAMGIILFQLVTGECPFRGNNVLQILAQLANKNPTPPSALRRDLPPALDAVILRCLQKDRDERYQDVVALARDLAPLAVSAPGAVAETVARIERIQATAARTAAMSTATSLGVDPGATTDPGQAFARTEAEARMQGADLDLDLAVTPPPWTRAGIETTLRTGSAMPPPPPRDATETTTAIPRRNAARNFAAGALLLALCMPLGGILYRLAPGANAAASPVPTASPWTPPPPAGNVAGVPAPDEPPKEPPKLATASASAEVAPRSTPSTRPAATTRVLSPRVSATPKPPPRY